In Rhinatrema bivittatum unplaced genomic scaffold, aRhiBiv1.1, whole genome shotgun sequence, a genomic segment contains:
- the LOC115081663 gene encoding nociceptin receptor-like isoform X1, with protein MYVIVRYTKMKTATNIYIFNLALADALVLITLPFQGTDTFLGFWPFGNALCKIAIAIDYYNMFTSTFTLTMMSVDRYIAICHPVKALDIRTPHKAKIINVCIWALASLFGVPVMVMGSAEMENNEIECLVQIPVPEDYWDPVFGICVFLFSFVIPVLIITVCYSLMIRRLKNVRLLSGSREKDRNLRRITRLVLVVVAVFIVCWTPIQIFVLVQCLGAKPDSELKVVILHFCIALGYANSSLNPVLYAFLDENFKACFKKFCFPSAFKTELQMSNRMCSIAKDVAYACKTSEGTNNPA; from the exons atatacaaaGATGAAGACAGCCACAAACATTTATATCTTTAACTTGGCTCTGGCAGACGCCCTGGTGCTCATCACCCTGCCGTTCCAGGGCACAGACACTTTCCTGGGCTTCTGGCCCTTTGGTAATGCCCTGTGTAAGATCGCCATCGCCATTGATTACTACAACATGTTCACCAGCACCTTCACTCTGACCATGATGAGTGTGGATCGCTACATTGCCATTTGCCACCCCGTGAAAGCCCTGGACATCCGCACGCCTCACAAAGCCAAGATTATCAATGTCTGCATCTGGGCCCTGGCTTCGCTCTTCGGCGTGCCCGTCATGGTGATGGGATCGGCAGAGATGGAGAATAACG AGATTGAGTGCTTAGTGCAGATCCCCGTGCCGGAGGACTACTGGGACCCCGTATTTGGCATCTGCGTCTTTCTCTTCTCCTTCGTCATTCCTGTTCTGATCATCACCGTCTGCTACAGTCTGATGATCCGGCGCCTGAAGAACGTGCGCCTCCTGTCGGGCTCCAGGGAGAAGGACCGCAACCTGCGCCGCATCACCCGCCTGGTCCTGGTGGTGGTGGCCGTCTTCATCGTCTGCTGGACGCCCATCCAGATCTTTGTGCTGGTGCAGTGCCTGGGGGCGAAGCCCGACAGCGAGCTCAAGGTGGTCATCTTGCACTTCTGCATTGCCCTGGGCTACGCCAACAGCAGCCTGAACCCTGTGCTCTACGCCTTCCTGGACGAGAATTTCAAGGCCTGCTTCAAAAAGTTCTGCTTCCCCTCTGCCTTCAAAACGGAGCTGCAGATGTCCAACCGCATGTGCAGCATCGCCAAGGACGTGGCCTACGCCTGCAAGACCTCCGAGGGCACCAATAATCCGGCATGA
- the LOC115081663 gene encoding nociceptin receptor-like isoform X2, which yields MKTATNIYIFNLALADALVLITLPFQGTDTFLGFWPFGNALCKIAIAIDYYNMFTSTFTLTMMSVDRYIAICHPVKALDIRTPHKAKIINVCIWALASLFGVPVMVMGSAEMENNEIECLVQIPVPEDYWDPVFGICVFLFSFVIPVLIITVCYSLMIRRLKNVRLLSGSREKDRNLRRITRLVLVVVAVFIVCWTPIQIFVLVQCLGAKPDSELKVVILHFCIALGYANSSLNPVLYAFLDENFKACFKKFCFPSAFKTELQMSNRMCSIAKDVAYACKTSEGTNNPA from the exons ATGAAGACAGCCACAAACATTTATATCTTTAACTTGGCTCTGGCAGACGCCCTGGTGCTCATCACCCTGCCGTTCCAGGGCACAGACACTTTCCTGGGCTTCTGGCCCTTTGGTAATGCCCTGTGTAAGATCGCCATCGCCATTGATTACTACAACATGTTCACCAGCACCTTCACTCTGACCATGATGAGTGTGGATCGCTACATTGCCATTTGCCACCCCGTGAAAGCCCTGGACATCCGCACGCCTCACAAAGCCAAGATTATCAATGTCTGCATCTGGGCCCTGGCTTCGCTCTTCGGCGTGCCCGTCATGGTGATGGGATCGGCAGAGATGGAGAATAACG AGATTGAGTGCTTAGTGCAGATCCCCGTGCCGGAGGACTACTGGGACCCCGTATTTGGCATCTGCGTCTTTCTCTTCTCCTTCGTCATTCCTGTTCTGATCATCACCGTCTGCTACAGTCTGATGATCCGGCGCCTGAAGAACGTGCGCCTCCTGTCGGGCTCCAGGGAGAAGGACCGCAACCTGCGCCGCATCACCCGCCTGGTCCTGGTGGTGGTGGCCGTCTTCATCGTCTGCTGGACGCCCATCCAGATCTTTGTGCTGGTGCAGTGCCTGGGGGCGAAGCCCGACAGCGAGCTCAAGGTGGTCATCTTGCACTTCTGCATTGCCCTGGGCTACGCCAACAGCAGCCTGAACCCTGTGCTCTACGCCTTCCTGGACGAGAATTTCAAGGCCTGCTTCAAAAAGTTCTGCTTCCCCTCTGCCTTCAAAACGGAGCTGCAGATGTCCAACCGCATGTGCAGCATCGCCAAGGACGTGGCCTACGCCTGCAAGACCTCCGAGGGCACCAATAATCCGGCATGA